One window of Desulfobacca acetoxidans DSM 11109 genomic DNA carries:
- a CDS encoding radical SAM protein: MKYLFGPVPSRRLGMSLGVDLIPPKTCPFDCIYCEVGPTTVKTRERREYIPAQEILAELEEYLANASQNPDYITLAGSGEPTLNSALGRIIRRTKELTSTPVAVLTNGALLSLPEVRREIINADVILPSLDAVTPALFEMINRPVAGLIIGALITGLHHLRAEYSGQIWLEILLLRGLNDTETELANLKKAIQKLQPDRVQLNTAVRPATEETAKPLTPEELAAAASFLGEGTEVIADFSGSVHPTFILTDSELLATLARRPQTARDLAEVLGMPLVAVMKRLDHLFREGRVSRSQRQNRIFYQTH; the protein is encoded by the coding sequence ATGAAATATCTCTTCGGACCGGTTCCGTCCCGCCGTTTGGGCATGTCTTTAGGAGTTGATCTCATCCCCCCTAAGACCTGCCCTTTTGATTGCATCTATTGCGAGGTGGGCCCGACCACGGTAAAAACCCGGGAACGTCGCGAGTATATCCCGGCTCAAGAAATTCTGGCCGAGTTAGAGGAGTACCTTGCCAACGCCAGCCAGAACCCTGATTATATAACCCTGGCAGGCTCGGGAGAGCCTACTTTAAACAGCGCTTTAGGACGCATCATCCGGCGCACTAAGGAACTAACCTCCACGCCGGTAGCAGTCTTGACGAACGGCGCCCTCCTCTCTCTGCCGGAGGTACGCCGGGAAATAATAAACGCCGATGTCATCCTGCCGTCTTTGGATGCGGTAACACCGGCGCTTTTTGAGATGATTAATCGCCCGGTGGCCGGCCTTATCATCGGGGCGCTGATTACCGGCCTGCACCACCTCCGGGCCGAATATTCCGGCCAGATCTGGCTGGAGATACTGCTGCTGCGCGGGTTGAACGACACCGAGACCGAACTGGCCAACCTCAAAAAGGCTATTCAAAAGCTCCAGCCGGACAGAGTGCAGCTCAATACGGCGGTGCGGCCGGCAACCGAAGAGACCGCCAAACCGCTCACGCCGGAGGAGTTGGCGGCAGCGGCGTCCTTTTTGGGAGAAGGAACCGAGGTTATTGCTGACTTCAGCGGCTCTGTGCACCCGACCTTTATCTTGACCGACTCTGAGTTGCTGGCGACACTGGCCCGCAGACCGCAGACCGCCCGAGACCTGGCCGAGGTCTTGGGAATGCCGTTGGTGGCCGTAATGAAACGTCTGGATCACCTCTTCCGGGAAGGGCGGGTTTCCCGCTCGCAGCGCCAGAATCGGATATTTTATCAGACGCATTGA
- a CDS encoding acyl-CoA dehydratase activase: protein MKEFLDLGMDIGSVSINTVVLNRRDEVVFEDYRRTHGEPLPTALAILRELQVRFAGAIWRLAAFTGIGGKMLAEALRSPFINEVIAQARGAFFFLPQARTIIDMGGEDAKLILLDQDEQGGLVIQDFAMNTMCAAGTGSFLDQQSHRLGYGIEDFSRLALKSTTPPRIAGRCSVFAKTDMIHLQQGATPDYEIIAGLCLAMARNLKSNIAKGKTIRKPVVFQGGVAHNLGVRQAFRQVFELDEGDLIIPPYFCSLGAVGAVLVGRENPSPDFELNLGELAAYLQRSDRQQRHLTPLSEPEPLTPDHYRVVELPPQTAAEGYLGIDVGSISTNIVVIDAEMQVLAREYLMTAGRPLEAVTEGMRRIGKSLGDRLKILGAATTGSGRYLTADFIGADLVRNEITAQATAAAAINPQVDTIFEIGGQDSKFISLEHGAIVDFMMNKVCAAGTGSFLEEQAEKLGIAIKEEFGRLALASTKPVPLGERCTVFMESDLVHHQQQGAAKEDLVAGLAYSIVQNYLNKVKEERRVGNVIFYQGATAANRGIVAAFEAVLGKKIIVPPHHDVTGAIGAAILAKRERTWETSRFKGFDLVNREYSISSFECQGCPNTCEIRQVKIVGEKPLFYGGRCEKYEVSRAQQTYDLPDLFRERDDWLYGEEPPQAGRRGLIGLPRAMFFQELMPFFRTFFESLGFGVMYSPKTNKAVIRRGVECMAAETCFPVKVAHGHILDLLESGIDQIFLPSIIDLQHPNPTVAQGLVCPLAQTLAYTVPATINFSAYQARLLAPVIYFGRGPQALRHSLRSLGRQLGVSSHSVDRAWRAAEAAQMAFYQRLQARGREILATLNPENRAMVIVSRPYNGFDCGVNLNLPRKLRQLGVLAIPMDFLPLDESGHPEEIKEMYWRFGQKILAAADIIRKDPQLYAVYVTNFSCGPDSFIQHFFKDKMQGKPYLEIEIDEHSADVGAITRLEAFLDSLKNVSPLPRELPMGPPSIRIPSVTKRKVYVPPMTDHALALVAAFEACGMEAELLPPSDEETLLCGRRLTSGKECYPLILTTGDMAKMTRRADFDPDRSAFFMPGGDGPCRFGQYNRLQRMILNDLGFPQTPIVSPNQTETFYQELGMVGDDFSRIAWQGVVAIDLLEKKVREIRPYERYAGEADAVYAQSLQKVYQTLRHRGNLPAILGQIKQSFNNISRNGLRSKPVVGVVGEIYTRANTFANEDTVREIEALGGEVWMAPISEWLLYVNFTAKRRAWQTRQWKHFLQVYLTERVQQKDEHRLAEVFRGSLKNLSEPPIADLIANAKDYLDSSFEGEGILSIGKSKDFIRKGVSGLVNIMPFTCMPGTVVNALFKRFREEHDNIPFLNLAYDGQEQTNTRTRMEAFMYQVRQYQELHR, encoded by the coding sequence ATGAAGGAATTTCTTGATCTGGGCATGGATATCGGCTCAGTGAGCATCAATACGGTAGTTCTCAATCGCCGGGACGAGGTAGTCTTCGAAGACTACCGGCGGACCCACGGGGAGCCGTTGCCGACCGCCCTCGCAATCCTGAGGGAACTGCAGGTAAGATTTGCCGGGGCCATCTGGCGCCTGGCGGCCTTTACCGGCATCGGCGGTAAGATGCTGGCGGAGGCCTTGAGGAGCCCTTTTATCAACGAGGTCATCGCACAGGCCCGCGGCGCTTTCTTTTTTTTGCCGCAAGCTCGCACAATTATCGATATGGGTGGCGAGGACGCCAAACTCATCCTCCTGGACCAGGATGAGCAGGGCGGCCTGGTCATCCAAGACTTCGCCATGAATACCATGTGCGCTGCTGGCACCGGTTCTTTCTTGGATCAACAATCCCACCGATTAGGTTACGGCATCGAAGATTTCAGTCGCCTGGCCCTAAAATCCACCACTCCGCCGAGAATTGCCGGTCGCTGCAGCGTTTTTGCCAAAACCGATATGATCCACCTGCAACAGGGCGCCACGCCGGACTATGAGATCATTGCCGGCCTCTGTCTGGCCATGGCTCGCAATCTTAAGAGCAACATCGCCAAAGGCAAGACCATCCGTAAACCGGTCGTCTTTCAAGGCGGTGTGGCTCATAATCTTGGCGTTCGCCAGGCCTTCCGGCAGGTGTTTGAACTAGATGAGGGCGATCTGATCATCCCGCCTTACTTCTGTTCCTTGGGGGCGGTCGGAGCCGTACTGGTGGGCCGGGAAAATCCCTCTCCCGATTTCGAACTCAACCTGGGCGAATTAGCAGCGTATTTGCAGCGGTCCGATCGCCAGCAGCGCCATCTTACCCCGTTGTCCGAACCCGAACCCTTAACCCCGGACCACTATCGGGTGGTGGAGTTGCCCCCCCAAACCGCGGCCGAAGGATATCTAGGCATCGACGTCGGCTCCATCAGCACCAATATCGTGGTGATCGACGCCGAAATGCAGGTTCTGGCCCGAGAATACCTCATGACCGCAGGACGGCCGCTCGAGGCGGTAACAGAAGGTATGAGGCGCATCGGCAAGAGCCTAGGGGACCGGCTGAAAATTTTGGGGGCCGCCACTACCGGTTCCGGCCGCTATCTCACGGCGGATTTCATCGGGGCCGATCTGGTGCGCAACGAAATCACCGCCCAGGCAACCGCCGCCGCGGCCATTAACCCCCAGGTGGACACTATCTTTGAAATCGGCGGCCAGGATTCCAAATTCATCAGTCTGGAGCATGGCGCTATCGTCGACTTTATGATGAACAAGGTCTGCGCCGCCGGAACCGGTTCCTTCCTGGAAGAACAGGCGGAAAAATTAGGCATCGCCATTAAAGAGGAGTTCGGCCGCCTGGCTCTGGCAAGTACCAAACCGGTCCCTTTGGGAGAGCGCTGTACTGTCTTCATGGAATCCGACCTGGTGCATCATCAGCAGCAGGGCGCCGCCAAAGAAGACCTGGTGGCCGGACTGGCCTACTCTATCGTCCAAAATTATCTCAACAAAGTGAAGGAAGAGCGCCGGGTGGGCAACGTCATCTTCTACCAGGGCGCCACTGCGGCCAACCGTGGCATTGTGGCTGCCTTTGAGGCGGTCCTCGGTAAGAAGATCATCGTACCGCCCCATCACGATGTCACCGGCGCCATCGGCGCCGCCATCCTGGCCAAACGCGAGCGGACCTGGGAAACCTCCCGTTTCAAAGGATTTGACCTCGTCAACCGCGAGTATTCCATCTCCTCCTTTGAGTGCCAGGGCTGCCCCAACACCTGTGAGATCAGGCAGGTGAAGATCGTTGGCGAGAAACCCCTTTTTTACGGCGGCCGCTGCGAGAAATACGAAGTCAGCCGCGCTCAGCAGACTTACGACCTACCGGATCTGTTCCGGGAGCGGGATGATTGGCTCTACGGGGAAGAGCCCCCCCAGGCGGGTCGGCGCGGTCTGATCGGCCTCCCCCGGGCAATGTTCTTTCAGGAATTGATGCCCTTTTTCCGGACTTTCTTTGAGTCCTTGGGATTTGGCGTGATGTATTCCCCCAAGACCAATAAAGCCGTCATCCGTCGGGGGGTCGAATGCATGGCGGCGGAAACCTGCTTCCCGGTGAAAGTAGCCCACGGCCATATCTTGGACCTGTTAGAGTCCGGGATCGACCAGATCTTCCTGCCGAGCATTATCGACCTGCAGCACCCAAACCCGACCGTCGCCCAGGGATTGGTCTGTCCCCTGGCGCAGACCCTGGCCTACACCGTACCGGCGACGATCAATTTTTCAGCTTACCAAGCCAGACTTCTCGCCCCCGTAATCTACTTCGGCCGCGGACCTCAGGCGCTCCGCCATTCCTTGCGGTCTTTAGGTAGACAGTTGGGCGTTTCCTCCCATTCTGTTGACCGGGCCTGGCGCGCCGCCGAAGCCGCGCAGATGGCCTTCTATCAACGTCTACAGGCTCGCGGCCGGGAAATCCTGGCAACCCTGAATCCGGAAAACCGGGCTATGGTGATCGTCAGCCGGCCTTACAACGGTTTTGACTGCGGCGTAAACCTCAATCTACCCCGCAAACTCCGTCAGTTGGGCGTATTAGCCATTCCCATGGATTTCCTCCCCCTGGACGAATCCGGCCACCCGGAGGAAATCAAGGAGATGTACTGGCGCTTTGGCCAGAAAATCCTGGCGGCGGCAGACATTATCCGAAAAGACCCGCAGCTTTACGCCGTCTATGTCACCAACTTCAGTTGCGGCCCGGACTCCTTTATCCAACACTTTTTCAAAGACAAAATGCAGGGGAAACCTTATCTGGAGATCGAAATCGACGAGCATTCCGCTGACGTCGGGGCGATCACCCGCCTCGAGGCCTTCCTGGACAGCCTCAAAAATGTCTCGCCGCTGCCCCGAGAACTGCCGATGGGTCCGCCCAGTATCAGAATCCCCAGCGTTACCAAACGGAAGGTCTATGTCCCGCCGATGACCGATCATGCCCTGGCCCTGGTGGCTGCGTTCGAGGCGTGCGGCATGGAGGCCGAACTGCTGCCGCCGTCGGATGAAGAAACCCTGCTGTGCGGCCGCCGCCTGACCTCCGGGAAGGAGTGCTATCCCCTAATCCTGACCACCGGCGATATGGCGAAAATGACCCGGCGGGCTGATTTCGACCCGGATCGCAGCGCCTTCTTCATGCCCGGCGGGGATGGTCCCTGCCGCTTCGGCCAATATAACAGGCTGCAGCGCATGATCTTGAACGACCTGGGGTTCCCCCAGACCCCCATCGTTTCCCCCAATCAGACGGAAACGTTTTATCAGGAACTCGGCATGGTGGGTGATGACTTCTCCCGGATAGCCTGGCAGGGTGTGGTCGCTATCGACCTGCTGGAGAAAAAAGTGCGGGAAATCCGACCTTACGAACGGTACGCCGGGGAGGCGGATGCGGTCTATGCCCAATCATTACAAAAAGTTTACCAAACCCTGCGCCACCGGGGTAATCTGCCGGCCATATTAGGCCAGATCAAACAGTCCTTCAACAACATCTCGCGCAACGGCCTGAGAAGTAAGCCGGTGGTGGGGGTAGTGGGCGAAATCTACACCCGCGCCAATACCTTCGCCAACGAAGACACTGTCAGGGAAATCGAAGCCCTGGGCGGCGAAGTCTGGATGGCCCCCATCAGCGAATGGCTCCTGTACGTCAACTTCACGGCTAAACGCCGGGCCTGGCAGACGCGCCAATGGAAGCATTTTTTGCAGGTCTACCTGACCGAACGGGTACAACAGAAAGACGAACACCGGTTGGCAGAGGTTTTTCGAGGCAGCCTCAAAAATCTCTCGGAACCGCCCATCGCCGATCTCATCGCCAATGCCAAAGACTATCTGGATTCTTCCTTCGAAGGCGAAGGCATCCTGAGCATCGGCAAGTCCAAGGATTTTATCCGCAAGGGGGTCAGCGGTCTGGTGAATATCATGCCCTTCACCTGTATGCCCGGCACGGTGGTTAATGCCTTATTCAAACGTTTCCGGGAGGAACATGACAACATCCCCTTTCTAAACCTGGCCTACGACGGCCAGGAGCAGACCAATACCCGCACCCGCATGGAGGCCTTTATGTATCAGGTCCGCCAATATCAGGAACTTCACCGTTAG
- a CDS encoding transporter, with translation MMRVVTAFLGWLLLMAVLPVTALGGTEKNEVGYDHPPRFDPIITDTAVPLHPNKLCLEYNCGLSFYTHRLSRNWRQQSAGGDYSSLDMELKISYGLFRDCEIYVTLPFEYNWAGDVNQPGPGGERSSTFGGLDDVNLTIKYQLLAEGYRVPTITGLVAMDFPTGRYRNLDPGRLGTDAIGDGVYVLTGGLNFFKTLKPVYLYANLWYSVQTAYDYEDTESGQDPFNYLYHPRDYLTVNLAIDYALTAKWFAKLEVNSYWDVGNLSGRIFGGQAQAPYTALITVQPGIGFMATDRFSLDLGVGIDAWGKKSYRAITPLLSLGYSFY, from the coding sequence ATGATGAGAGTTGTGACGGCGTTTTTGGGTTGGCTGCTGCTTATGGCGGTCTTACCGGTGACGGCGTTGGGGGGAACTGAAAAAAACGAGGTTGGATATGACCATCCACCACGATTCGATCCCATTATCACTGATACCGCCGTGCCTCTCCATCCGAATAAGTTGTGTCTCGAATATAATTGCGGCCTCTCTTTCTACACCCACAGACTTAGCCGCAACTGGCGTCAACAGTCAGCTGGCGGCGATTATAGCTCCCTAGATATGGAGCTCAAGATCAGTTATGGACTGTTCCGGGATTGTGAGATCTACGTAACCTTGCCCTTCGAATACAACTGGGCTGGCGACGTCAACCAACCCGGCCCTGGTGGGGAGCGCTCGAGCACGTTTGGCGGGTTAGATGATGTCAATCTTACCATAAAGTATCAACTACTGGCAGAAGGCTATAGGGTGCCTACCATAACGGGCCTGGTTGCCATGGATTTTCCAACCGGCCGTTATCGCAATCTCGATCCGGGGCGCCTGGGGACCGATGCCATCGGAGATGGAGTCTATGTTCTTACGGGCGGCTTGAACTTTTTTAAGACCCTCAAACCCGTTTATCTGTATGCCAACCTCTGGTACAGTGTGCAGACCGCGTATGACTATGAAGATACTGAAAGTGGTCAGGATCCATTTAACTACCTCTATCATCCCCGAGATTATCTCACCGTCAACCTGGCGATAGATTACGCCCTGACCGCTAAATGGTTCGCAAAATTGGAAGTCAACAGCTACTGGGACGTCGGCAATCTTTCCGGCAGGATCTTTGGCGGCCAGGCCCAAGCTCCCTATACGGCTCTTATCACCGTTCAACCCGGGATCGGTTTTATGGCTACAGACAGATTCTCGTTGGATCTGGGGGTGGGAATCGACGCCTGGGGGAAAAAATCTTATCGGGCCATCACGCCGCTCCTCTCATTGGGATATAGTTTTTACTAG
- the hypE gene encoding hydrogenase expression/formation protein HypE: MKRILLSHGAGGQEMFALIEQVFQRSYGPSGVSRDDSAIIELAGGNLALTTDAYVVSPIFFPGGDIGRLAVAGTVNDLLTAGARPAVLAAAFILEEGFPLESLQAITDSMHQTAAEAEVNIVTGDTKVAPRRAADAVFITTTGLGAVLRPGLSGAAAKPGDKIIVTGSLGDHGIAVMLARENLLGSDNIRSDVAPLTEIVLRLLEAEVEVHALRDPTRGGIAATLNEIARQSQVAIEIEESRVPVRPEVAAACEVLGFDPFAVANEGKMVVIVAASDANRALGIVRDCRYGREAQLIGEVLPAPAGRVHCRTPYGAARLLEMPTGELLPRIC, from the coding sequence ATGAAGCGCATCCTTCTCAGTCATGGGGCGGGGGGGCAGGAGATGTTTGCCCTTATTGAGCAGGTTTTCCAGCGCAGCTACGGTCCCTCCGGGGTCAGCCGGGACGATAGCGCCATCATAGAACTCGCGGGCGGCAATCTGGCTTTAACCACGGACGCGTATGTGGTCTCCCCTATCTTTTTTCCAGGGGGGGATATCGGGCGGCTGGCAGTAGCGGGGACGGTGAATGACCTGCTCACCGCCGGGGCCAGACCAGCGGTCCTGGCCGCCGCCTTTATCCTGGAAGAGGGCTTTCCACTGGAAAGCTTGCAGGCCATTACCGATTCCATGCACCAGACTGCGGCCGAGGCCGAAGTAAACATTGTTACCGGAGACACCAAGGTGGCGCCGCGCCGCGCCGCCGATGCGGTCTTTATTACTACTACCGGTTTAGGCGCGGTGCTTCGACCGGGGTTGTCCGGCGCCGCGGCCAAACCGGGAGATAAGATCATAGTGACCGGCTCATTGGGCGACCACGGTATTGCCGTGATGTTGGCCCGCGAGAACCTGTTGGGAAGCGACAATATTCGCAGCGACGTGGCGCCCCTCACTGAGATTGTCCTGCGTCTGCTCGAGGCTGAGGTGGAGGTGCATGCCTTACGCGATCCCACCCGAGGGGGGATAGCGGCGACGCTCAACGAAATTGCCCGGCAGTCGCAGGTCGCCATTGAGATCGAAGAGTCGCGGGTGCCGGTGCGTCCGGAGGTGGCTGCGGCCTGCGAGGTTCTCGGCTTTGATCCCTTTGCCGTGGCCAATGAAGGAAAGATGGTGGTTATCGTGGCGGCCTCGGATGCGAACCGCGCCCTGGGAATAGTGCGGGACTGCCGTTATGGCCGGGAGGCACAGCTCATCGGGGAGGTGCTACCGGCGCCAGCCGGGCGGGTGCACTGCCGTACGCCCTATGGCGCCGCCCGATTGCTGGAAATGCCAACCGGAGAGTTGCTGCCGCGTATCTGTTAG
- a CDS encoding YkgJ family cysteine cluster protein — translation MVDLYKDMESPEKLLLESTFRFNCHSGLSCFNQCCRQPTIILKPYDILRLRRRLGISSTEFLERYTTKTVEGKSYLPLMLLDIDREGGKGCPFLGENGCTVYDDRPGACRLFPITQGSSLAGGAVIDHYFCKRLDFCQGFNENREWTVAQWKADQNLEPYDLLSQEWLEIILKRGDINPPADDARAPALFSMVAYDIDKFRRFVFETPFLNIFEIPPNVAEVVQKSDVELLRFGYKYLKMALLIEDALQMKEEMQMMPLPADQRSSLFFF, via the coding sequence ATGGTTGACCTCTATAAAGACATGGAGTCCCCGGAGAAATTACTGTTGGAAAGCACGTTCCGGTTTAACTGTCATTCCGGGCTGTCCTGCTTCAATCAATGCTGCCGGCAACCCACGATAATCCTGAAACCTTACGACATCCTCCGCCTGCGCCGGCGGCTGGGTATCTCGTCCACTGAATTTTTGGAGCGCTATACCACCAAGACGGTGGAGGGAAAATCCTATCTGCCTCTCATGCTACTGGATATCGACCGGGAGGGGGGAAAAGGCTGCCCTTTTTTAGGCGAGAATGGCTGTACCGTCTATGACGACCGGCCCGGCGCCTGCCGACTTTTTCCCATCACCCAGGGGAGCAGCCTGGCGGGAGGCGCGGTCATAGATCACTATTTCTGTAAACGGCTGGATTTCTGCCAGGGATTTAATGAGAACCGGGAATGGACGGTGGCCCAGTGGAAGGCCGATCAGAACCTTGAACCCTACGACCTTTTGAGCCAGGAATGGCTGGAGATTATTCTGAAACGGGGAGATATCAATCCCCCCGCCGACGACGCCCGCGCTCCCGCCCTGTTCTCCATGGTTGCTTATGATATCGATAAATTTCGGCGGTTCGTTTTTGAAACGCCCTTCCTGAACATCTTTGAGATTCCACCCAATGTGGCGGAGGTGGTGCAAAAGAGTGACGTAGAACTCCTGCGCTTCGGCTACAAGTATCTTAAGATGGCGCTCCTCATTGAAGACGCCTTACAGATGAAGGAAGAAATGCAGATGATGCCGTTGCCTGCCGATCAACGGTCGTCCCTGTTCTTTTTCTAA
- a CDS encoding PxxKW family cysteine-rich protein, translated as MDCVTIKAGQPCNFMTKKGCSFNGGRCHEIIDKCEGCDRILETESGRYCAATPNPEAKWRTGTCNLATHVKNATSGGKTVKINPIKASKRGMRQ; from the coding sequence ATGGACTGTGTAACGATTAAGGCTGGTCAACCCTGTAATTTTATGACCAAAAAAGGCTGCTCCTTCAATGGCGGCCGGTGCCATGAGATCATCGATAAATGCGAAGGCTGTGATCGCATCCTGGAAACCGAAAGCGGTCGGTACTGTGCTGCCACGCCTAACCCGGAGGCCAAATGGCGGACCGGAACCTGCAATTTGGCCACGCACGTCAAAAACGCCACCAGCGGTGGCAAGACCGTCAAGATCAACCCAATAAAGGCCTCTAAACGGGGTATGCGGCAGTAA
- a CDS encoding pyridoxal phosphate-dependent aminotransferase, with product MLTQRISQIKPSPTLAIDAKAKSMLAQGIDIVNFGIGEPDFETPENIKEAAIKAIRDGFTRYTPAGGVLALKEAIVEKFKRDNDLDYRPEEIIVSCGGKHALYNLFQVLFEKGDEVIVPSPYWVSYPPMVMLAEATPVIVPTPEANGFKLTPEVLRAHITPRTKGLILNSPSNPTGSVYTRSELAALAEVILDHKLFVVSDDIYEKILFDGLEFFNLAQLDPELKKLVFVLNGVSKTYAMTGWRIGYLAGDARVIKAVTNLQSQSTSNPCSIAQKAALEAINGPQDAVAAMVQEFAWRRDDILTRVARIPGLKCVKPGGAFYVFPNFSYYYNKIKPDGQGSYSDPLADFLLEEAHVALVAGIGFGEDACLRFSYATSRERIATGLARIEAALQKLG from the coding sequence GTGTTGACCCAGCGTATCAGTCAGATCAAACCCTCTCCCACCCTGGCTATCGACGCCAAGGCCAAGTCGATGCTGGCCCAGGGGATTGATATTGTCAATTTCGGCATCGGCGAACCGGATTTTGAAACCCCTGAAAATATCAAAGAAGCAGCAATTAAAGCCATCCGCGATGGTTTTACGCGCTATACTCCGGCGGGCGGCGTCCTGGCCCTGAAAGAGGCGATTGTCGAGAAGTTCAAACGGGATAATGACCTGGACTACCGGCCGGAAGAGATCATTGTCTCCTGCGGCGGCAAACACGCCCTGTATAATCTCTTTCAGGTCCTGTTTGAGAAGGGCGACGAGGTCATCGTGCCAAGCCCGTATTGGGTTTCCTATCCACCCATGGTTATGTTGGCCGAGGCGACGCCGGTCATCGTGCCGACCCCGGAAGCAAACGGCTTCAAACTGACGCCGGAGGTTTTACGGGCGCATATTACCCCACGCACCAAGGGCCTGATCCTTAACAGCCCCTCCAATCCTACCGGATCGGTTTACACGAGGAGCGAATTAGCCGCTTTGGCCGAGGTCATTCTGGACCATAAACTCTTTGTGGTTTCGGACGATATCTATGAGAAAATCCTGTTCGATGGCCTGGAGTTCTTCAACCTGGCGCAACTGGACCCGGAATTGAAAAAACTGGTTTTTGTGCTCAACGGCGTGTCCAAGACCTATGCCATGACCGGCTGGCGCATCGGCTACCTGGCCGGAGACGCCAGGGTGATCAAGGCGGTGACCAACCTGCAGAGCCAGAGCACTTCCAATCCCTGCTCCATCGCCCAGAAGGCGGCACTGGAGGCCATCAACGGTCCGCAGGACGCAGTTGCCGCCATGGTGCAGGAATTCGCCTGGCGGCGGGACGATATCCTGACCCGGGTGGCCCGGATTCCCGGTCTGAAATGCGTCAAGCCGGGGGGGGCGTTCTACGTATTTCCTAATTTCTCTTATTATTATAATAAGATAAAACCTGATGGGCAGGGGAGCTATTCTGATCCGTTAGCGGATTTTCTGTTGGAAGAGGCGCACGTGGCCCTGGTGGCGGGCATCGGCTTCGGCGAAGACGCCTGCCTCCGTTTTTCCTATGCCACGTCCCGGGAACGGATTGCCACCGGATTGGCCCGTATTGAGGCGGCGTTGCAGAAGTTGGGATAA
- a CDS encoding NAD(+)/NADH kinase, with product MQHISIVVKKNASAVQAGEALQSWLAARNVRSNLLLNEPEPDIPPLPEQTEVIVVFGGDGTLLSAGRHYGRHGAPILGVNVGGLGFITAIGLEKLYPILEKILHHDFQVEERMLLTGTVIRQGEVFCRQSVLNDVVINKGALARIVELKTYIDNEYLTTYRADGLIVSTPTGSTAYTLGAGGPIVFPTLQAITLIPICPFTLTNRPLILPDGFSISVVLDDRSRDVYLTFDGQVGLALQPQDIVEIKKADGAINLIKSPYKSYFEILRTKLRWGEM from the coding sequence ATTCAGCATATAAGCATTGTCGTTAAAAAAAATGCCAGCGCCGTTCAGGCCGGCGAGGCCCTGCAAAGCTGGCTGGCGGCCCGCAACGTCCGTTCCAACCTGCTCCTGAATGAACCGGAGCCGGATATCCCCCCCTTACCTGAGCAGACTGAGGTTATCGTAGTCTTCGGCGGCGACGGCACCCTCCTCTCCGCCGGTCGGCACTATGGGCGGCACGGTGCTCCCATCCTGGGGGTAAATGTCGGCGGCCTGGGCTTCATTACCGCTATCGGCCTGGAAAAACTCTACCCTATCCTCGAAAAAATCCTGCACCATGATTTCCAGGTGGAGGAGAGGATGCTGCTTACCGGTACGGTCATCCGCCAGGGGGAGGTCTTCTGCCGACAGAGCGTCCTCAACGACGTGGTCATCAACAAAGGCGCCCTGGCCCGCATCGTCGAATTGAAAACCTACATCGATAACGAATACTTAACTACATATCGGGCCGACGGCCTCATCGTCTCCACTCCTACCGGCTCTACCGCCTACACCCTGGGCGCCGGCGGCCCCATCGTCTTCCCGACGCTGCAGGCCATCACCCTGATCCCCATCTGCCCCTTCACCCTGACCAATCGCCCCCTGATCCTGCCGGATGGTTTCAGCATCTCGGTAGTCCTGGACGATCGCAGCCGGGATGTCTACCTCACTTTTGACGGTCAGGTTGGCTTGGCCCTGCAGCCGCAGGATATCGTCGAAATCAAAAAAGCGGACGGGGCCATCAACCTGATTAAATCACCCTATAAAAGCTATTTTGAAATTCTGCGTACGAAACTGCGTTGGGGAGAGATGTAG